The Sulfolobus acidocaldarius DSM 639 genome has a window encoding:
- a CDS encoding B12-binding domain-containing radical SAM protein yields the protein MYDIILTSDRGSFTDYGGTSVLGYVACMPARLVPRVFMNRFFTPPVPTDKDGRALFAPYAIRKIEALLTNSGFNVITVPPEKLKKFAKETKIIGITAHDPYGLNPVSAKLSFIFGGGPTWTAQFFDEFGEEIKSLKEKYKIKVIAGGPGAWELSLKKPDWIDTVFVGEAEVDLPPLVKSILDGNEPPSIVRGRNPKLDKIPPIQNPARLGEVQVTRGCPRGCRFCSITPETFRSIPIDVIKKEVEINMKGGWRRVEFITDDILLYGSQKLRTNHDAIVNLFSEVMKMGVDGIWFPHISAPAVRESPKTVKAMSEIASYNFDRAAAPVVGLESGSLKIIEKYMPAKAFPWTPRDWRDVILDATAIMNDNYIYPCYTMTIGYPEETEEDVDQSISLVQSLIDHKLVTWIFPLPVIPISTTYISKNPYPKPEKLPKNYWDLLYLAWNYDLKITRQLIPVITNSMRNKLVRKIVQTMIDKIFSSIDFVFMQLKETKGEHAKIYSQVNLNNLTGVLKSIYWLIRLTAKPLKSE from the coding sequence ATGTATGACATAATCCTCACATCAGATAGAGGATCCTTCACAGATTACGGTGGAACTAGTGTACTAGGATATGTGGCATGCATGCCAGCTAGACTAGTTCCAAGAGTTTTTATGAACAGGTTCTTCACTCCCCCTGTACCAACTGATAAAGATGGCAGAGCACTGTTTGCTCCATACGCCATAAGAAAAATCGAGGCATTACTCACAAATTCAGGATTTAATGTAATTACAGTACCTCCAGAAAAGTTAAAGAAATTTGCGAAAGAAACTAAAATAATAGGAATCACAGCCCACGATCCATATGGCTTAAACCCAGTGAGTGCAAAGTTGAGTTTCATATTTGGCGGAGGTCCTACTTGGACCGCCCAGTTCTTCGACGAGTTTGGAGAGGAGATAAAGAGTTTAAAGGAGAAATATAAAATCAAAGTGATTGCAGGAGGTCCAGGAGCTTGGGAACTGAGTCTTAAAAAACCTGATTGGATAGATACTGTTTTTGTAGGAGAGGCAGAGGTAGATCTTCCACCGTTAGTTAAGTCAATTCTTGATGGAAATGAACCACCATCAATAGTTAGAGGAAGAAACCCAAAGCTGGATAAAATTCCTCCAATACAAAATCCTGCTAGGTTAGGGGAGGTTCAGGTAACAAGGGGTTGCCCTAGGGGTTGTAGGTTCTGTTCAATTACCCCAGAGACTTTCAGATCAATACCTATAGACGTCATAAAGAAAGAAGTAGAGATAAATATGAAAGGTGGGTGGAGGAGGGTAGAGTTTATTACAGACGACATCTTGCTTTATGGATCCCAAAAGTTGAGGACTAATCATGATGCCATAGTAAATCTGTTCTCAGAAGTTATGAAGATGGGGGTTGACGGAATATGGTTCCCACACATATCGGCACCGGCAGTTAGGGAAAGCCCTAAGACTGTAAAGGCTATGTCAGAAATAGCTTCATATAATTTCGATAGAGCTGCAGCTCCCGTGGTTGGTCTAGAGAGTGGGAGTCTGAAGATAATTGAAAAGTACATGCCTGCTAAAGCCTTCCCATGGACTCCCAGGGACTGGAGAGATGTAATCTTGGATGCCACAGCAATAATGAATGACAATTACATCTATCCGTGCTACACTATGACAATAGGTTATCCTGAGGAGACTGAAGAAGACGTGGACCAGAGTATCAGCCTAGTCCAGTCATTGATAGACCATAAACTGGTAACATGGATATTCCCGTTACCTGTGATTCCAATCTCAACAACTTACATCTCCAAGAATCCATACCCTAAGCCGGAGAAGCTTCCTAAAAACTATTGGGATTTGTTATATCTAGCATGGAACTATGATCTGAAAATTACTAGACAGCTAATCCCTGTAATAACAAATAGCATGAGAAATAAACTGGTGAGGAAGATAGTTCAAACCATGATCGATAAAATATTCTCCAGTATAGACTTTGTGTTCATGCAATTGAAAGAAACAAAAGGAGAACACGCTAAGATTTACTCGCAGGTTAACTTAAACAACCTCACTGGAGTCCTGAAATCAATATATTGGCTCATCAGACTTACCGCAAAGCCTCTAAAGAGCGAATAA